In one window of Vibrio sp. JC009 DNA:
- a CDS encoding methyl-accepting chemotaxis protein encodes MKITLIQRIVIGFMLVTVCAVTLSLSASMSQSNMEEQLELSASTYTHLLDQSLELSSELQSINRLTLLHANERDEERRTYFADQISDAIDLYQAGYDHLFQQTENFPELRSKLQDIDAQISRVILLANQHVLLHDKRLIAQQLAAKELTGFMEVWEYFNSSIEDVIAQAKLGEGKSVAWTMQFVQKESNVLANYLTELLGVTRLDKLNTIDEALTKGFTQVSQKVARVYDKYPAGKESLESYFSELEQQITDKSKLLNQHKLYISSNQRSTEMLAQQASIVADSMELTASMVSTIREKAALALQEARASNANSSLLNRSLLLATIVIALVVTFSMVRAIRQPLSEIKRALGKLAAGDLSYLIQKEFKSEFGEISQSINQLAIKLKNVVEEIKFTDDRVNNVALQGLEQGKSIAEKIETQQIRTQTIATAVTQMEQSVNQAAKNADDSSEAIGSVVSLASGNMQNMQSNVESVTQLQTSLAQASKVIEELSAQSREIDTILMVIQSISEQTNLLALNAAIEAARAGEHGRGFAVVADEVRSLATRTQDSANEISIMIESLQSKSKDAVGIVQTNVEQAGDSVELINVSHDSLAEMVDKLYIIDEMSRSIAQTSIEQDSVTKEVTSNIVQISEVASNIADSTRISTQNSQSLRDLSVTQSELISQFKLA; translated from the coding sequence GTGAAAATAACCCTTATCCAACGCATTGTGATCGGCTTTATGCTAGTTACCGTTTGTGCAGTTACACTGAGCCTCAGTGCCTCCATGTCTCAGTCCAATATGGAAGAGCAACTGGAACTTAGTGCATCAACTTATACGCACCTTCTCGACCAAAGTTTAGAACTGAGCTCTGAACTGCAAAGTATTAACCGCTTAACCTTGCTGCATGCTAACGAACGCGATGAAGAGAGACGCACTTATTTCGCTGATCAGATATCTGACGCGATAGACTTGTATCAGGCAGGCTACGACCACTTGTTTCAGCAAACGGAAAACTTCCCGGAACTAAGGTCTAAGCTGCAAGACATTGACGCTCAGATAAGCCGGGTCATCCTGCTGGCGAACCAGCATGTTTTGCTACATGATAAGCGCTTGATTGCTCAACAGCTTGCGGCAAAAGAGCTCACCGGTTTTATGGAAGTGTGGGAGTACTTTAATTCCAGCATTGAAGATGTTATAGCGCAAGCAAAACTGGGTGAAGGAAAGTCCGTGGCCTGGACAATGCAGTTTGTGCAAAAGGAGTCCAATGTTCTGGCTAATTATCTTACGGAATTGCTTGGCGTTACCCGGTTAGACAAACTGAATACAATAGATGAAGCACTCACGAAAGGGTTTACGCAAGTATCCCAAAAAGTGGCCCGGGTTTATGATAAATACCCGGCAGGCAAAGAGAGCCTGGAGTCCTATTTTTCTGAGCTGGAGCAGCAGATCACGGATAAGAGCAAGCTGTTAAATCAGCACAAGCTATATATTAGCAGCAATCAACGCAGTACCGAGATGTTGGCTCAACAAGCATCCATTGTTGCTGACTCCATGGAGCTTACCGCTTCAATGGTCTCCACAATACGAGAAAAAGCTGCGCTCGCATTGCAGGAAGCCAGAGCTTCCAATGCCAATTCATCATTATTGAACCGATCCCTGCTACTGGCAACTATCGTTATCGCATTAGTGGTGACATTCAGTATGGTTCGGGCTATCCGCCAGCCACTCAGCGAAATTAAGCGAGCGTTAGGCAAGCTTGCAGCAGGGGATTTAAGTTACCTTATTCAAAAGGAATTTAAGTCGGAATTTGGTGAAATATCTCAGAGCATTAACCAGCTCGCGATCAAGCTAAAAAACGTTGTTGAGGAGATTAAGTTCACCGATGACAGGGTGAATAACGTGGCATTGCAGGGGCTGGAGCAAGGCAAATCGATAGCCGAGAAAATCGAAACCCAACAAATCCGTACTCAGACAATCGCGACGGCGGTGACTCAGATGGAACAATCGGTCAATCAGGCGGCCAAAAATGCGGATGATTCCAGTGAAGCGATAGGAAGTGTTGTCAGTTTAGCGTCAGGCAATATGCAGAATATGCAAAGCAACGTTGAGTCAGTGACTCAGTTACAGACTTCGCTGGCGCAAGCCAGTAAAGTAATTGAAGAGCTGTCTGCACAATCGCGGGAAATTGATACCATTTTGATGGTGATCCAGTCGATTAGTGAGCAGACTAACCTGCTTGCTCTCAATGCAGCGATTGAGGCTGCACGCGCAGGGGAACATGGACGCGGGTTTGCGGTTGTTGCTGACGAAGTCCGTTCTTTAGCCACGCGTACTCAGGACTCTGCAAATGAGATCAGTATTATGATTGAAAGCCTGCAGTCAAAATCAAAAGATGCGGTTGGGATAGTGCAAACCAATGTTGAGCAAGCGGGAGACTCTGTTGAACTTATCAACGTCAGTCATGACTCTCTGGCGGAAATGGTCGACAAATTATACATTATTGATGAGATGAGCCGTTCCATTGCCCAGACCTCTATCGAGCAGGATTCTGTAACCAAAGAGGTCACCAGTAATATTGTTCAAATCTCTGAGGTTGCCTCTAACATCGCAGACAGTACCCGCATTTCAACGCAAAACAGCCAGTCATTGCGTGACCTTTCTGTTACCCAATCGGAACTTATTTCACAATTCAAGCTTGCATAG
- a CDS encoding carbohydrate ABC transporter permease, with product MSATANMNLYSRGDKAFVIMNMFLVGMFTISALYPFIYVASLSMSSGDAVTAGNVVFTPVDMTLAAYDMVLSDPAFWNSYKNTFIYTVGGTLTSLLIIIPGAYALSRPQLMGRKYWNMLIAFTMWFNAGMIPFFLNMRDLGLLDSYFGIIIGFACNAFNIILLRNFFEAVPGSFEEAARMDGANDFQVLWKVFVPLAKPAIATVTLFCIVARWNGFFWAMVLLRDESKIPLQVYLRQIITSLTDDEEFTATLVESAYSFETVSSAIMVCSIIPVLLVYPWIQKYFNKGIMLGGVKE from the coding sequence ATGAGTGCTACAGCAAATATGAACTTGTATTCACGTGGTGACAAAGCTTTCGTGATTATGAATATGTTCCTGGTGGGTATGTTCACCATCAGTGCTTTATATCCATTTATCTATGTTGCGTCTCTATCGATGAGTTCGGGCGACGCAGTAACCGCAGGTAACGTTGTATTTACGCCTGTTGACATGACACTTGCAGCTTATGACATGGTATTGTCAGATCCTGCATTCTGGAACTCATACAAAAACACCTTTATCTATACGGTGGGCGGTACATTAACCAGCTTGCTAATCATCATTCCGGGTGCGTATGCGCTATCTCGTCCACAGCTAATGGGACGTAAGTACTGGAACATGCTGATTGCATTCACCATGTGGTTTAACGCAGGTATGATTCCGTTCTTCCTGAACATGCGTGATTTAGGCCTGCTTGATAGCTACTTCGGTATCATCATAGGTTTTGCATGTAATGCGTTTAACATCATTCTGTTACGTAACTTCTTTGAAGCTGTACCAGGCTCATTTGAAGAAGCGGCACGCATGGATGGAGCAAATGACTTCCAGGTATTGTGGAAAGTGTTTGTACCTCTGGCGAAACCAGCAATCGCTACGGTCACTCTGTTCTGTATTGTGGCTCGCTGGAACGGCTTCTTCTGGGCGATGGTATTGCTGCGTGACGAAAGCAAAATCCCACTCCAGGTATATTTACGACAAATCATTACTTCGCTGACTGATGACGAAGAGTTTACAGCAACACTTGTTGAGTCTGCATACTCATTCGAAACGGTAAGTTCAGCAATCATGGTTTGCTCAATTATCCCTGTACTTCTGGTTTACCCATGGATTCAGAAATACTTCAACAAAGGCATCATGCTAGGTGGCGTTAAGGAATAA
- a CDS encoding extracellular solute-binding protein yields the protein MKTVKTLLSVLVASSALGVVPAMAEESYKVSDKPLELDIHLHTKKYVYNNDWPVEKEAARLTNVKLNNVASMATTKSEEAFNLLIASGDLPDVVGGSAIKDKVNQYGPEGAFIPLNDLIAEHAPNIKKFFDAHPEIWNSIKSYDGNVYYIPYLPDGKYGRAYFIRYDWLQKLGLEAPETVDEYYEVLKAFRDRDPNGNGKKDEIPFFARHWEEVSRLITLWGGRQSGNDTFHDFYVNNGKISHGYTEDAYRDGIRNLAKWYKEGLIDAEVFTRGSRSREYMLSNNIGGATHDWFASTSSYNDSMADKVPGISFKAMLPPEGSTGKRFEEHRRAPVKTAGWAISYTNEHAIETIKYFDFFFTPKGRNLANFGVEGVHHDVVDGKPVFKPEVLNSDNAVNNQMRAIGAQIERGFYQDFEYEKAWSNATALEGIALYDTGDYLVDSFLGASMNQEEKAVYDKHWVTIKDYMLEMQQAWILGSRDVDEDWDKYQAQIKRMGFQKVVKAYQSAYERAYK from the coding sequence ATGAAAACAGTAAAGACTCTATTATCTGTACTTGTTGCCAGCTCTGCACTTGGTGTGGTTCCAGCTATGGCTGAAGAATCTTACAAAGTCTCTGACAAGCCCCTGGAACTGGATATCCACCTGCACACAAAAAAATATGTGTACAACAATGACTGGCCGGTAGAGAAAGAAGCGGCACGTTTGACTAACGTAAAACTGAACAACGTCGCTTCAATGGCAACAACCAAAAGTGAGGAAGCATTTAACCTGCTAATCGCATCGGGTGATCTGCCGGATGTCGTTGGTGGTTCTGCTATCAAAGATAAGGTAAACCAGTATGGCCCGGAAGGCGCGTTTATACCGCTGAATGACCTGATTGCGGAACATGCACCAAACATCAAAAAGTTCTTTGATGCGCATCCGGAGATCTGGAACTCAATCAAGTCATACGATGGCAATGTTTACTACATTCCTTATCTGCCAGACGGCAAATATGGCCGTGCTTACTTTATCCGTTACGACTGGCTACAAAAGCTGGGATTAGAAGCACCAGAAACCGTAGATGAGTACTATGAAGTTCTGAAAGCATTCCGCGACCGCGATCCAAACGGTAACGGCAAGAAAGATGAAATTCCATTCTTCGCGCGTCATTGGGAAGAGGTATCCCGCTTAATTACACTTTGGGGTGGCCGTCAGTCCGGTAACGATACTTTCCACGACTTCTACGTGAACAATGGCAAAATCAGCCACGGTTACACAGAAGATGCATACCGTGACGGTATTCGTAACCTTGCCAAGTGGTATAAAGAGGGGCTGATTGACGCTGAAGTATTCACCCGCGGCAGCCGTTCCCGTGAGTACATGTTGTCAAACAACATTGGCGGTGCAACGCACGACTGGTTTGCCTCAACATCAAGCTACAACGATTCAATGGCAGACAAAGTACCGGGCATCTCGTTTAAAGCAATGCTGCCACCGGAAGGTTCAACCGGTAAACGTTTTGAAGAACACCGCCGTGCTCCTGTGAAGACTGCTGGCTGGGCTATCTCTTACACTAACGAACACGCGATTGAAACCATTAAGTACTTTGATTTCTTCTTCACTCCGAAGGGACGTAACCTGGCTAACTTCGGTGTTGAAGGCGTACACCACGATGTAGTTGATGGTAAGCCTGTGTTTAAACCAGAGGTTCTGAACTCAGATAACGCAGTAAACAACCAGATGCGTGCCATTGGTGCTCAGATCGAGCGTGGTTTCTACCAGGACTTCGAATACGAGAAAGCCTGGTCAAACGCAACGGCACTGGAAGGTATCGCACTGTACGATACAGGTGATTACCTGGTTGACTCTTTCCTGGGTGCGTCAATGAATCAGGAAGAGAAGGCGGTATACGACAAGCACTGGGTAACAATCAAAGACTATATGCTGGAAATGCAACAAGCATGGATTCTGGGCTCTCGTGACGTTGATGAAGACTGGGATAAGTACCAGGCTCAAATCAAACGTATGGGCTTCCAGAAAGTCGTTAAAGCTTATCAGAGCGCTTACGAGCGTGCATACAAATAG
- a CDS encoding ABC transporter permease subunit: MDNIQPTAVSQPSALSKKVTLFVERIKRDWQIYLLLAPTVIWFLLFLYKPMYGLQIAFKDYSVFRGITSSPWVGFEHFVTLFENDAFIRSIKNTVMISGASLIFGFPVPIILALMFNEILNAKFKRVAQTIVYLPHFISAVIIAGIVITAFAPSTGVINLFLNALGYDSVYFLTKPEWFRTIFVGTGIWQEAGFSSIVFLAAIAGVSPSLYESAVVDGASRWQMMWRITLPCILPTILIMLIIRIGNILEVGFEMIIMLYQPATYETADVISTFIYRQGIQAAQYDLAAAAGLFNAVIAFLLVITANTISKRVSRTSLW; the protein is encoded by the coding sequence ATGGACAATATTCAACCTACAGCGGTTTCGCAACCTTCGGCACTTTCAAAAAAAGTGACGCTGTTTGTAGAACGCATAAAACGAGACTGGCAGATCTATCTGCTGTTAGCCCCAACGGTTATCTGGTTCTTGCTGTTTCTTTACAAGCCAATGTACGGGCTACAGATTGCATTTAAAGACTACAGTGTGTTCCGTGGTATCACGAGCAGCCCCTGGGTTGGCTTTGAGCACTTTGTTACTCTGTTTGAGAATGATGCCTTTATTCGCTCAATCAAAAACACAGTGATGATCAGTGGTGCCAGCCTAATCTTCGGCTTCCCTGTTCCGATTATCCTGGCGCTGATGTTCAACGAGATCCTGAACGCGAAATTTAAGCGTGTCGCTCAGACTATCGTTTATCTTCCGCACTTTATCTCTGCGGTTATCATCGCCGGTATTGTTATCACCGCCTTCGCGCCATCAACGGGTGTTATCAATCTGTTCTTAAACGCCCTGGGTTACGACTCGGTGTACTTCCTGACCAAACCAGAGTGGTTCAGAACCATCTTTGTTGGTACCGGTATCTGGCAGGAAGCAGGCTTCAGTTCGATTGTATTCCTGGCAGCGATAGCAGGTGTCAGCCCGTCACTATACGAATCTGCAGTAGTTGACGGAGCGTCACGCTGGCAAATGATGTGGAGAATTACGTTGCCATGTATTCTGCCAACCATTCTGATCATGCTGATTATCCGAATCGGTAACATCCTGGAAGTCGGCTTCGAAATGATCATTATGCTTTACCAGCCGGCAACTTACGAAACAGCGGATGTAATCAGTACCTTCATCTACCGACAGGGTATCCAGGCAGCACAATATGACTTAGCAGCCGCTGCTGGTCTGTTCAACGCTGTTATTGCCTTCCTGTTAGTTATCACCGCGAATACGATCAGTAAGCGCGTTTCAAGAACATCACTGTGGTAA
- a CDS encoding calcium/sodium antiporter produces the protein MTQAIIFLIIGLCLLVWSADRLVYGAAALANNFGIPSLVIGMTILAMGSSAPEMVVSANAALDGKTNTAIGNVLGSNIANIALILGFTALFKPLSISSGIVKRELPIMMAVTLFAGVLLWDSYLEVYEGISLLILFFAFLYSMYRIGKKEAPDSESEEDSEIPEGVSSPRALFWVVLGLVVLPYSADLMVESAVTIATFLGMSDLVIGLTIIAIGTSLPELAASMAGVIKGEHDMAIGNVIGSNIFNILAVMGIPALINPSELSVFVMQRDFTIMLVISLLLVVLTLSKTQVIGRSKGLFLVLLFLGYQGYLFHNIAG, from the coding sequence ATGACACAAGCAATAATATTTTTAATTATAGGGTTATGTCTGTTGGTATGGAGTGCGGACAGGCTGGTTTACGGCGCTGCCGCTTTGGCTAATAATTTCGGAATTCCATCGCTGGTGATAGGTATGACGATCTTAGCAATGGGTTCTTCTGCTCCGGAGATGGTGGTTTCCGCTAACGCCGCGCTGGATGGAAAAACCAACACCGCCATTGGTAATGTCCTGGGCTCGAATATCGCCAATATCGCTTTAATATTAGGGTTTACGGCACTGTTTAAGCCATTAAGCATCAGCTCCGGGATCGTCAAACGGGAACTGCCAATTATGATGGCTGTGACTCTGTTCGCCGGCGTTCTGCTTTGGGATAGTTACCTGGAGGTATACGAAGGAATCTCTCTGCTTATACTCTTCTTTGCTTTTCTGTACAGCATGTACCGGATTGGTAAAAAAGAGGCGCCGGATTCAGAAAGCGAAGAAGACTCTGAAATACCCGAGGGCGTGTCCAGCCCCCGCGCACTGTTTTGGGTGGTTTTAGGTTTGGTTGTGCTGCCTTACTCAGCTGATCTTATGGTGGAGTCTGCGGTAACAATTGCCACTTTTCTTGGGATGAGTGACCTGGTGATTGGCCTTACCATTATTGCCATCGGAACCAGCCTGCCGGAACTCGCCGCCTCTATGGCCGGGGTGATTAAAGGTGAGCATGATATGGCGATCGGCAACGTCATTGGCTCTAACATATTTAATATTCTGGCTGTGATGGGCATTCCGGCTCTGATCAATCCAAGCGAATTAAGTGTGTTTGTCATGCAGCGAGATTTTACCATTATGCTGGTGATCTCTTTGCTGCTCGTGGTATTGACGCTAAGCAAAACCCAGGTCATAGGTCGCAGTAAAGGGCTGTTTCTGGTACTGCTCTTTTTAGGTTATCAGGGCTATCTGTTTCATAACATCGCAGGCTAA
- the ugpC gene encoding sn-glycerol-3-phosphate ABC transporter ATP-binding protein UgpC has translation MSGVKLESIVKSYGDMTVVHGINLEVKPQEFVVLVGPSGCGKSTTLRMLAGLEEISGGEVSIDNRVVNNIAPKDRDVAMVFQNYALYPHLSVYENIAFGLRIRKVDRYEISRLVEEVAEILELTPLLERRPADLSGGQRQRVAMGRAIVRHPKVFLFDEPLSNLDAKLRTQMRAEIKRLHSRLGVTSVYVTHDQVEAMTLADRIVVMSNGRIEQVGTPMELFNSPANTFVATFIGSPPMNLIDAKVSLSEKGLFAEFDGNRAELPKIDLLNDGEEVIIGIRPEYIDLEPVEDASAIKVKIELVETLGSEALLHCHFNGKPFVIKAETHGRIDHLENIDTLYFRKEAITVFDKKTTQALAVSNSH, from the coding sequence ATGTCGGGTGTTAAGTTAGAAAGTATCGTGAAAAGTTATGGTGACATGACCGTTGTGCATGGTATTAACTTAGAGGTTAAACCTCAGGAATTTGTTGTATTAGTTGGTCCTTCAGGATGTGGTAAATCAACTACTCTACGCATGCTAGCTGGTCTGGAAGAAATTTCAGGTGGGGAAGTTTCTATTGATAACCGTGTGGTGAACAACATTGCTCCGAAAGATCGTGACGTTGCAATGGTGTTCCAAAACTACGCTCTTTACCCTCACCTAAGCGTTTATGAAAACATCGCCTTTGGTCTTCGTATTCGTAAAGTTGACCGCTACGAAATCTCACGCCTTGTGGAAGAGGTAGCCGAGATCCTGGAACTGACTCCTTTACTGGAGCGTCGCCCTGCAGACCTTTCTGGTGGTCAGCGTCAGCGTGTTGCTATGGGGCGTGCGATTGTTCGCCACCCGAAAGTATTCCTGTTTGATGAACCTCTGTCTAACCTCGATGCAAAGCTCCGTACTCAGATGCGTGCTGAAATTAAACGTCTTCACTCTCGTCTTGGTGTAACCAGTGTTTACGTTACCCACGATCAGGTTGAAGCGATGACACTTGCTGACCGCATTGTTGTAATGAGCAATGGTCGTATCGAACAAGTGGGTACGCCAATGGAACTGTTTAACAGCCCGGCAAATACATTTGTTGCAACCTTCATCGGCTCGCCTCCAATGAACCTTATCGATGCAAAAGTTTCGCTTTCTGAAAAGGGTCTGTTTGCGGAATTTGATGGTAACCGTGCTGAACTGCCTAAGATTGACCTGCTTAACGATGGTGAAGAGGTGATCATTGGCATTCGCCCTGAATACATTGACCTTGAACCTGTTGAAGACGCCAGTGCGATTAAAGTGAAGATTGAGCTGGTAGAAACACTGGGCTCAGAAGCACTACTGCACTGCCACTTTAATGGCAAGCCTTTCGTGATCAAAGCAGAAACTCATGGTCGCATTGACCATCTGGAAAATATCGACACGCTTTATTTCCGTAAAGAAGCCATCACGGTTTTCGATAAGAAAACGACTCAGGCTTTAGCTGTTTCTAATAGCCACTAA